The following are encoded together in the Pedobacter steynii genome:
- a CDS encoding RluA family pseudouridine synthase, whose protein sequence is MPITAKDILYEDNHLIAISKRAGDIVQIDETGDEPLDEQVKKYLAKTYNKPNSAFLGVVHRLDRPVSGVILFAKTSKALERMNAVFKNREVKKTYWAVVRNKPAKASGTLVHWLVKNPQKNVVTPHNVEVAGSQRAELSYRLIGELNGYYLIEVDPLTGRSHQIRVQLSTLGCPIVGDNKYGYPRGSRKGSICLHARRLQFIHPVKKEPVNIFARLPVDGFWEKFENM, encoded by the coding sequence ATGCCAATAACAGCAAAAGACATACTTTATGAAGATAATCACCTGATCGCTATTAGTAAGCGGGCAGGGGATATCGTTCAGATAGATGAAACCGGGGATGAACCCCTGGATGAGCAGGTAAAAAAATACCTCGCAAAAACCTATAATAAGCCAAACAGTGCTTTTCTTGGTGTGGTTCACCGCTTAGACAGACCTGTGAGTGGTGTAATTCTATTTGCAAAAACCAGTAAAGCACTGGAACGGATGAATGCTGTTTTCAAAAACAGAGAAGTTAAGAAAACCTATTGGGCAGTGGTTAGAAATAAACCTGCAAAAGCTTCGGGTACTTTGGTTCACTGGTTGGTTAAAAACCCACAAAAAAATGTAGTGACTCCACATAACGTAGAAGTGGCAGGAAGCCAGCGTGCGGAACTTAGTTATAGATTAATCGGAGAACTGAATGGTTATTACCTGATTGAAGTAGATCCCCTTACCGGAAGGTCACATCAGATCAGGGTACAGTTGTCAACCCTGGGATGTCCGATCGTGGGAGACAATAAGTATGGTTACCCCAGAGGGAGCAGAAAAGGAAGCATTTGTTTGCATGCCCGTCGTTTGCAATTTATTCATCCTGTAAAAAAGGAACCGGTAAATATCTTTGCCAGACTTCCGGTAGATGGCTTTTGGGAAAAGTTCGAGAACATGTAA